AGGCCCAAAGGAACCCCACGGCTCCAATGATGGCACCAATTTTTCCAGAGGCGCCAGAGATTCCATGGCAGGTGGACCTAAATCTAGCCGGGAACAGCTCCGCGGGGAGAATAAAAGTGGTGGTGTTAGGGCCGaaatttgagaagaagaaggtgagGCAATAAAATAGCATGAAACCGTATTTATGTTTATCAGATTCCCAGAAAGAGTTGTAGGGGATGGCGATGACAACGTAACCAATAGCCATGAACAGAAAACCTATGATTTGGATAGTGACTCGACCAAGGCGATCGATGAAGAAGACGGAGATCCAGTAGCCAGGAATGGTGGAACAGACAGCTACGATGGCTTGGAGTCTGGCCTCATTTAAGGCTTGATGATAAACGTTATTGGTGGAATTTTGGTCGTGGGGAAGGAATTGGGTGTAGATTTTGGACTGGAAGAGATTGCTGCTGTAGAACACAACGTCGACCAGGAACCAAGAGGCGGCACATGAAAAGAGGTCTCGGCCATGGCGACGAAGAAATTggttagaaaagaaatggaaatttgGAGGTGAAGGGGACATGGGGCTATCTTCCGTGATATCAGCCAAAGAAACATCCAACACTTTCTCCATATCCTTTGCTGCCTGTGCCACATTCCGCTCCACCAAAGCTGTGTATCTATCATCAAATATCACTAAATCATAAATCAAAGCAGGTAAcacttttaattacttttatgttaataattaacaatattttaattatagacttcacaattttgttgtatggtgaataaaatgtcataataccaattatcaaatatattatatatatattacgtGGAAGTTGTTCAAGAGATGACAGTTCGATCGTATGAAGAAAGGGATGTTGAGAATACAAAATTATGATTGATTATAACAAGATGTGAATTATGATTAAAGGGAAGTCAACCCCTCAATTTGGTTGGTTCCGAGATAATTCCAAAACAAAGCTTCAAAGAAATgcacaaataataattaacctGGCAGTTTCCGGCATCATCATTCGCCAGTAATAAGTCATGGCCGCCGGAACAGCGCCCAGCATGAGGATCAGCCTCCAAGCAATATCAGCCCCCATCGGCGTACGTTTACCTGTTGGGTAATTCGAGGCTCGATCGAATATGGAGCACACGATCATGGTCACCGTGGCACTGGCCAAAATCCCAAATCCCTGCATCGAGAACACCGCCGCTATGAAAGCTCCACGCGTTTTCTTGTTGGCGAACTCCGACATAATGGTCGCCGACAATGGGTAATCTCCGCCAATTCCCAGTCCTAGAAGGAACCTGAAAAATCCAAGGCTCACAAGGACACAGCTTCTTGTGGTACAGATTGAAAACCCACACCCAATTGAACTCGCCACCATCAGCGCCAATGCCAGTCCGTACACTCTCCGCCGTCCCACTCTATCTCCGAGTATGCCAAACACCAGTTGACCCATCGCCGTTCCCAGAAGGGCCACCGCAAGCATAGCGGATTTGACAGTGGCGGGAATCTCGTATTGTTTGTCCTGATAGTAGACACGTCCGAGGATGGTCATAATGGGAGAGATGCTGAAGAGATCGTAAGCGTCGGTGAAGAGGCCCATCCCGGCGATGACGATGGCTTTGAAATGGTATAATTGGGTTTTGGCAGTGTCGAGAGCGGAAAGCACTTTGAGCCCCATCGTAGAAACAGAGGAAGGAGTTTCTTGAGGCCGAAACTGGGTTTTAATGACGGTGGTTAAAGGAGATGATTTGATGATAAGAGGCAAGAGAaggttgttttaatttgattggGGCGTAGACCATTGACCAAGACGGAGTTTTTAAGTCTCTCTTCTCCAGATACCTTGAATATGCGAATCGGAGATCATTGCTCACAATtcttatttcaattataattgtattaaattaatttgacttcttaaagtattgtttttgtttttggtttggaTGCTCAGAAGAGAGTTTTTATCACTGTCAGCTAATTGCTTACTCATTTCATCTTTATCTTCGTCCTCTGTGAGTCTAACTTGTTCCATTTCATATCAGTGTTGTTGGCCTTTTAAGGGGAAGTTATGTTTGTGTggttatatatgaaatttgaaaaatggggGAAAAGGATTGGAAGTCTACGCGAAGTTCGAGAAGAATAATGAAGATTCTAACGTCTGAAAATTCGAGATTCATAAAGTGAAGACTAAGAAGGCTCTGATCGCTCTGTTCTTTCGAATCTCTGTCGGTTCTATGTCTATGTGTCTCTGCCTTTGTGAATGCGATCTAATCTAAGACAGCCcaccatttctttttagttaaGCAAATGTTgcaagtttttttataaagaaaatcaGTTGTGTGTTTGATCTGTCAGTTCTGAGCAGAGATTAGAAATACCAAACTTGCATTCAAGGGTGTTATGatcatctctttttctttattaaataaagaatcaaagataaagatggaatttttttattttgatgggGGAATGTAAGGCTAGTATATgatgtaataaaagaaataaagtgaAGTTGGACTGGTCAAAGgcaatgattttgaaaattgagcAGTTCCATCCCCACTCCCACACATTGCTTTGAGAAGAGGGGATTCCTGATCCTGAATCTTCAACACACAGTTTCTTCTCGtaatttggtattttgtgtttttctttggGAAAAGCAGATTAGATTGAATCGAGGTTCGTTGTTGTGGAAGACCGATCATTCCctcacttttcttcttctaaagcATTTGTATATAAACCCCTTCTCCCTTCTCCctaattttcaacttcaactctcctcaccattttctttcttttccattaCTTCTATCTGACTCCTCCAACTCTACTTGTTTACCTTCTGCATTATTCTTTTGGTTTGGTTGTCTTGTTGTATCACACACTATTCCACATGGAGGTACTGATTATATTTAACTGCATGCACCAATCCTTAGTAagaggaatatatatatatatatatatatatatatatatatctatatatctaatatatttgttattggTTTGTTTTGCATACATTGTTCAGACAGTTGAGTTGAAAGTAGAGATGGTGGGAATCCATGAGAAAAGGCTGAGAAAATGTCTATCAAAGTTGAAAGGTAAAGCCAAAACTGAACTCCTCCCAATAATTGGAAGAATTGATTTAAGAATTACATTAGCTATCAATTTAGTGTGTTGGAATAATAATCATGAATAATATTGGGCAGGGGTGGAGAAAGTGGAGGTTGACGCAAACAGCCAGAAGGTGGCGGTGAGCAGCTACATTCACCGGAACAAGATACTGAAAGCGATTAGAAGAAGTGGTTTGAAAGCTGATTTTTGGTCAGCTCAAAACGAGCTTCTTAATGCATATGCCACCACTTATGGCGCCTTCAGATTCTCTCCCTACAACTCCTTCTTCTAGAAATCTCTCCTTTCTTATTCATCCATTTGCcacaccctttttttttctctcttttttgttcaTGGGTTCGTTTAGGGTATAGCATAGCCAATTAGGTTCTGTTTTTGCTTCTTCGTAATTACTTGtagaactatatatatatatccaatcaatacaaatacaatgtgAGGGTTCacagttttgtatttttatattagatGTTCATGTGATgtagaaattgaattatatttgtCTCTAATTTGTATTACTCActcacattattattaaaggGCTTGAAATTGTTACACAAAAATCATTTCCCGAATTGAATAACTTTCTCTTTTGCACGCATACCCATGCAAACGAACTTACGCAGATTCTATCGAAAACCAATGCATACACCAATACAAAAAACTTACGtcaaaagtgtttttttttttaaatagtaaatggATTGTTTGTTTAAAGATTAATTAAGAACAGAAAAGGACTTAACATAACCCAAGTTGTATCAAATCAATAAGAAGCATGTCAGGAGGAGACGTTAGGCATATGTTGGTAATTTGGTAATTAGTGAAGGAATTACTTTAAAAGACGAGActtgtttttcattattttcctcacaaaatcaaaatggttccttttctttcattttcattttcttttgacaaaaccccaaaaataaataataaatgatgaTTAAAACAGATAATTTTTAGttggaaataattaaaatactaattagGGTAGCCATAGCttagaacaaaattaaattaaattaaagcaGAGGGGGGaagttaaaaatgaaaaaatggtaGATCTATCTCTGCTTCTGTGGGTACCTCTACTcaatttccttcttcttctttggatTCTCGccaccaaacacttttgtttTGCCCTCGACGCTCATAGTTACTCCAAATTTCCACCTTAAGATATGCATTTGAGCGCCAGTGAAGGCATTGAAG
This is a stretch of genomic DNA from Cucumis sativus cultivar 9930 chromosome 4, Cucumber_9930_V3, whole genome shotgun sequence. It encodes these proteins:
- the LOC101218554 gene encoding probable inorganic phosphate transporter 1-9; this encodes MGLKVLSALDTAKTQLYHFKAIVIAGMGLFTDAYDLFSISPIMTILGRVYYQDKQYEIPATVKSAMLAVALLGTAMGQLVFGILGDRVGRRRVYGLALALMVASSIGCGFSICTTRSCVLVSLGFFRFLLGLGIGGDYPLSATIMSEFANKKTRGAFIAAVFSMQGFGILASATVTMIVCSIFDRASNYPTGKRTPMGADIAWRLILMLGAVPAAMTYYWRMMMPETARYTALVERNVAQAAKDMEKVLDVSLADITEDSPMSPSPPNFHFFSNQFLRRHGRDLFSCAASWFLVDVVFYSSNLFQSKIYTQFLPHDQNSTNNVYHQALNEARLQAIVAVCSTIPGYWISVFFIDRLGRVTIQIIGFLFMAIGYVVIAIPYNSFWESDKHKYGFMLFYCLTFFFSNFGPNTTTFILPAELFPARFRSTCHGISGASGKIGAIIGAVGFLWASHDREDNGIGMKASLMLLGGVSLAGVAVTYFFTRETNGRSLEENENEDEYVGIFFLRSCFNLHRTTAHAATAQRDQMSSRSTSNSIPSTTPFHR
- the LOC101218788 gene encoding heavy metal-associated isoprenylated plant protein 44; this encodes METVELKVEMVGIHEKRLRKCLSKLKGVEKVEVDANSQKVAVSSYIHRNKILKAIRRSGLKADFWSAQNELLNAYATTYGAFRFSPYNSFF